One Aspergillus oryzae RIB40 DNA, chromosome 2 genomic window carries:
- a CDS encoding 5'-methylthioadenosine/S-adenosylhomocysteine nucleosidase family protein (predicted protein) — protein sequence MLPPCPNPDNIEICIICASLQESNAVCSIFDETYKSGSTDRHAQDQITNPQKYDYIMGRIAGHNVVLARLPGMGIVYSAGESHRLKERFKRIKLALLVGVCGAVPKRPDGQKISLGDVVISRDVIRYDLGKQYPFGFQWTDASGDSCMRPNGHIREFVAKLEMRREKLEQRACEFLRKTAGIPCVDQGCDLNLLLPRNPPKAETSDNKPVLHFGNFASEEIVMDYAEDRDEIAQLENVIAFETIAVGVWDNLPCMIVKGVGDHADGHVSEEWEQYAAATAAACAKAILEEWITSARLNYDCLNRLHGVAMTLALEPKRMKLRVLLSVCWL from the exons ATGTTACCCCCTTGTCCAAACCCAGACAACATCGAAATCTGCATCATATGCGCCTCGCTACAAGAATCCAATGCAGTCTGTTCTATATTCGACGAGACCTACAAGTCTGGAAGTACAGATAGACATGCCCAAGACCAAATTACCAACCCCCAGAAATATGATTATATCATGGGTCGGATCGCCGGCCACAATGTTGTCCTTGCACGCTTGCCTGGTATGGGTATAGTCTACTCTGCTGGCGAATCTCACCGCTTAAAAGAGCGCTTCAAGAGGATTAAGCTTGCCCTACTCGTCGGGGTATGTGGTGCAGTACCAAAGAGACCAGATGGACAAAAAATCAGCCttggtgatgttgtcatcAGCAGAGATGTCATACGATACGATCTTGGAAAGCAGTATCCGTTTGGTTTTCAGTGGACTGATGCTTCAGGGGATAGCTGTATGAGGCCGAATGGGCATATCAGGGAGTTTGTAGCAAAATTAGAAATGAGACGTGAGAAGCTCGAGCAACGAGCCTGTGAGTTTCTGAGAAAGACAGCGGGCATACCGTGTGTGGATCAGGGCTGCGATCTGAACCTTCTCCTACCGCGCAATCCACCGAAAGCTGAAACCAGTGACAATAAGCCTGTTCTACATTTTGGAAACTTTGCTTCCGAAGAGATTGTCATGGATTATGCCGAGGACCGTGATGAAATCGCACAATTGGAAAATGTCATTGCTTTTGAAACGATAGCTGTTGGTGTGTGGGACAATCTCCCATGTATGATTGTGAAGGGTGTCGGTGATCACGCTGATGGCCATGTTAGCGAAGAGTGGGAGCAATATGCTGCAGCAACGGCGGCGGCCTGTGCCAAAGCAATCCTGGAGGAGTGGATCACATCAGCTAGGTTGAACTACGATTGT CTAAATCGGTTGCATGGGGTAGCGATGACTTTGGCATTAGAGCCCAAGCGAATGAAGCTGAGGGTCTTGCTTTCTGTCTGTTGGCTATAG
- a CDS encoding uncharacterized protein (1-aminocyclopropane-1-carboxylate synthase, and related proteins) → MLSSRGIKKAELPKIPWRYAPPHTYNKESNPAGLISFGMAEHVTFTEDSVGYGSSSSTPNRLPKAVASHLNNILKPLSPIEPETVIVASGITAIGSMLSFTLAEPTDGILVSRPVYGRFELDYGVEADVQIVYADTDPEEAFTPAVVDKYEAALKRAEENGTKVRAVLIVNPHNPVGAWKFSGSVINTNSISSVTKYTHPVSLTRETRMLSLSLRSYLSQDNQDFAAGGLHLGFLITQNTALRQACKAILSVPTPRLHNASTASITIGATILEDQDFITQFTQESRQSLASTYRIATSILNHEGINYVKGGNAGFFIYIDLSSYLPYPDRSVREREFALAQRFLDAGVFLHPGEEHGKESGWFRLVFAHEEQVLREGLWRFCEVLADAKVF, encoded by the exons ATGCTCTCCTCCCGCGGCATCAAAAAGGCCGAATTGCCAAAAATACCCTGGCGATATGCCCCtccacatacatacaacaaggaaagcaaccCCGCGGGGCTTATCTCATTTGGCATGGCAGAGCAT GTCACATTTACCGAGGACTCCGTTGGCTATGGatcaagctcctcaacaCCCAACCGTCTACCAAAGGCAGTGGCCTCCCATCTCAACAACATTCTGAAACCACTTTCGCCGATTGAGCCAGAGACAGTCATTGTCGCTAGCGGCATCACTGCCATCGGGAGCATGCTCAGCTTCACATTGGCAGAGCCCACAGATGGTATCCTAGTCAGTAGACCGGTCTATGGACGCTTTGAACTCGATTACGGGGTCGAAGCAGACGTGCAGATCGTGTACGCAGACACGGATCCCGAGGAGGCATTTACCCCTGCCGTGGTAGACAAGTACGAGGCAGCGCTTAAACGTGCAGAAGAGAATGGGACCAAGGTTCGAGCCGTATTGATCGTGAACCCGCATAACCCTGTAG GTGCATG GAAATTCTCCGGTTCTGTAATAAACACAAACTCCATCTCATCAGTGACGAAGTATACGCATCCTGTGTCTTTGACTCGGGAGACCCGAATGCTGTCCCTTTCACTTCGGTCTTATCTATCA CAAG ATAATCAGGACTTCGCAGCCGGAGGCCTCCACCTCGGCTTCCTAATCACACAAAACACGGCCCTTCGACAAGCTTGCAAAGCGATACTGTCGGTTCCAACTCC GAGACTCCACAACGCCTCAACAGCCTCCATAACAATCGGAGCAACCATCCTCGAAGACCAAGACTTCATCACCCAATTCACCCAGGAATCCCGCCAAAGCCTAGCATCAACATACCGAATCGCCACATCAATACTCAACCATGAAGGCATCAATTACGTCAAAGGAGG AAATGCAGGTTTCTTCATCTATATCGACCTCTCGTCTTATCTTCCTTATCCTGATCGCTCGGTCCGAGAGCGTGAGTTTGCCCTGGCGCAGAGGTTCCTGGATGCCGGGGTGTTCTTGCATCCGGGTGAAGAACATGGGAAGGAGAGTGGATGGTTTAGGCTTGTGTTTGCGCATGAGGAGCAGGTTTTGAGGGAGGGGCTTTGGAG GTTTTGTGAAGTTTTGGCTGATGCTAAGGTTTTTTGA
- a CDS encoding rhomboid family protein (predicted membrane protein) codes for MALRVNIPPATRTCLITLLTLSLLYNIARWRQIDATGGHPLTTPVVPYLTLVPSEFFYYPWTFLTATFVEQNIFTVLLNGATLFYGGKYLERAWGSREFAKFILTIAVIPNVTIIPLYLLGTTIRGGSTGGYALLSDTECTTSCAFPADSPFPSVTQICGGMSIQTSFLVAFKQLVPEHTVTIFKGLVKMRVKHFPALFLLLNTISGIVFGTHVAAILSWLGLLTSWTYLRFFKRQPDLTGTSTDGLGFKGDASETFAFACFFPDAIQPPISFVSEQVYSLLVALKICTPFSEEDIASGNQQVLARGEAGLPTLNNHRGGTRGAAKREEAERRRALALKALDQRLQAAAAGRAHSPSPLNQQGSSQTQTATPTVPAGQSMLGETSYTPDHA; via the coding sequence ATGGCGCTCCGAGTCAATATCCCTCCTGCGACCCGTACCTGTCTCATCACCCTGCTTACTCTCTCGCTCCTGTACAATATCGCCCGATGGCGACAAATTGATGCCACAGGGGGGCATCCCTTAACCACGCCAGTTGTGCCCTACCTGACGCTCGTCCCATCCGAGTTCTTTTATTACCCTTGGACATTCCTTACAGCGACGTTCGTGGAGCAGAACATCTTTACGGTTCTCTTGAACGGCGCAACCCTGTTCTATGGGGGCAAGTACCTAGAGCGCGCTTGGGGTTCCCGAGAGTTTGCGAAATTCATTCTGACCATCGCGGTGATCCCAAATGTGACTATTATTCCCCTTTATCTCTTAGGAACTACCATTAGGGGTGGTTCGACCGGCGGGTATGCCTTGCTTTCCGATACCGAATGCACAACCTCTTGCGCCTTCCCTGCTGACTCCCCGTTTCCAAGCGTAACCCAAATATGTGGTGGCATGTCGATCCAGACCTCCTTCCTTGTGGCTTTCAAGCAACTTGTTCCCGAGCATACTGTGACTATATTCAAAGGCCTGGTGAAGATGCGGGTGAAGCATTTCCCGgcgcttttccttttgctgAACACGATCAGTGGCATAGTATTTGGAACGCACGTGGCAGCGATACTCTCCTGGCTCGGCCTGTTGACAAGTTGGACCTACCTTCGGTTCTTTAAACGGCAGCCGGATTTGACCGGTACATCTACCGACGGCTTAGGCTTTAAGGGGGATGCAAGTGAAACGTTTGCATTCGCATGTTTCTTCCCAGACGCAATACAGCCTCCGATCTCGTTTGTCTCGGAACAAGTTTACTCTTTGCTAGTCGCATTGAAGATTTGCACCCCGTTCTCGGAGGAGGATATTGCATCGGGCAACCAACAAGTTCTTGCGAGAGGGGAGGCCGGCCTTCCCACTCTTAACAACCACAGAGGAGGAACCAGAGGGGCGGCTAAGCGTGAAGAGGCGGAGCGGAGACGAGCATTAGCTCTCAAGGCTTTGGATCAGAGACTtcaagctgctgctgccggaAGAGCTCATTCCCCGTCTCCACTGAATCAGCAAGGCTCAAGCCAAACCCAGACTGCAACACCGACGGTACCAGCAGGCCAGAGCATGTTGGGCGAGACGAGCTATACGCCAGATCATGCTTAA
- a CDS encoding leucine--tRNA ligase CDC60 (Leucyl-tRNA synthetase) — MMTGMAQRALTLKQQLEEGLLKIAKTEKRDTLIAIEKKYQAQWKENKVFEVDAPSFAEVPEGSMSAAELREKYPKFFGTMAYPYMNGTLHAGHSFTASKVEFMAGVARMDGKRALFPLGFHCTGMPIKACADKLSDEVKKFGQNFEGYKEDDEEEEKAPAAPTQEVKNEQQEKFSGKKSKAAAKTVKMKYQFQIMLAIGIPLEEIHKFADAGHWLHHFPPLAIRDLDSLGARIDWRRQMVTTDANPYYDAFVRWQMNRLHELGKIQYGSRYTIYSPKDGQPCMDHDRTKGEGVGPQEYTAMKLKVKEWAPQIAEIVKGKIEEDASVYFVPATLRPETMYGQTCCFLGPKINYGIFKVKEKEYYVCTKRAAWNMAFQGTFFTSDNFPKSQDQLPLVAEAPGSAYVGTLVNAPLSFHTEGVRILPMEGVSASKGTGVVTSVPSDSPDDYATLADLAKKPDYYGIQKEWAELEIFPLIETPTYGNLTAPALVKQLKINSPKDVTQLAKAKELAYSEAFYKGTMCVGEYKGEPVSAAKDKIRKSLYESGDAFPFADPMGEVVSRSGDDCVVAYLGQWFLNYGENDAKWQKDTLNHVVNTLNTYTNETKNGFEKNLDWLNRWACARTYGLGSKLPWDPQFLVESLSDSTVYMAYYTIAHLLHGDRYGETLGPLNVKAEQMIDEVWDYVFTRRELSDELISKSGISKEALQQMRREFEYWYPLDVRVSGKDLIQNHLTFFLYIHVALFPPEYWPRGVRANGHLLLNGEKMSKSTGNFLTLKDSVDKFGADATRIAFADAGDGIEDANFDETVANSNILRLHTLKEWVEEISKDETLRTGPADAFWDKIFNNEMNGLVREARKHYQNTDFKLALKSGLYDLVSARDTYREAATSAGVGMHRDVILRYIELQALMLAVIAPHWAEYVWLEILKKPESIHHARFPEVPEQSPELTAISTYVRATSSSITSAEAQLAKKASKGKSAGYDPRKPKKLTIYAAKKYPSWQEKYIDLVREAFDGLNLSINDKELNAKVGKMGEMKKAMPFVQTLKRRLIQSREEPETVFSRKLPFDEFAVLKEMLVNLQKTTGCKVIEIIAVDEGGKTGEVVGSGEKKEGLSAENAVPGQPTFQFTNIEESN; from the exons ATGATGACGGGGATGGCGCAACGCGCTTTAACCTTGAAACAACAATTGGAAGAGGGGCTTTTGAAGATTGCAAAA ACCGAAAAGAGAGATACCCTTATCGCCATCGAGAAGAAATACCAGGCGCAatggaaagagaacaagGTTTTCGAGGTCGATGCTCCCTCCTTCGCGGAGGTCCCTGAGGGCTCCATGTCCGCCGCGGAGCTCCGTGAGAAGTACCCCAAGTTCTTCGGAACCATGGCTTACCCTTACATGAACGGTACCCTGCATGCAGGCCATAGTTTCACTGCCAGTAAGGTCGAGTTCATGGCTGGTGTTGCTCGCATGGATGGTAAGAGGGCTCTTTTCCCCCTGGGTTTCCACTGCACTGGTATGCCTATCAAGGCTTGCGCGGATAAGCTTTCCGATGAGGTCAAGAAATTCGGACAGAACTTCGAGGGCTacaaggaagacgatgaggaggaggagaaggccccTGCCGCCCCCACCCAAGAAGTTAAGAacgaacaacaagaaaagttctctggaaagaagagcaaggccGCCGCCAAGACCGTGAAGATGAAGTACCAGTTCCAGATCATGTTGGCGATCGGTATTcccttggaggaaatccaCAAGTTTGCCGACGCTGGTCACTGGCTGCACCACTTCCCTCCCCTGGCCATCCGTGATCTTGACAGCCTTGGTGCAAGAATTGATTGGCGCCGTCAGATGGTCACCACTGATGCGAATCCCTACTACGATGCCTTTGTGCGCTGGCAGATGAACCGTCTCCACGAATTGGGTAAGATCCAGTACGGTAGCCGGTACACTATCTATTCTCCTAAGGACGGACAGCCTTGCATGGATCACGACCGGACCAAGGGTGAAGGTGTCGGACCCCAGGAATATACCGCTATGAAGCTGAAGGTGAAGGAATGGGCCCCTCAGATTGCCGagatcgtcaagggcaaGATCGAAGAGGATGCCAGCGTTTACTTTGTCCCTGCTACTCTGCGCCCAGAGACGATGTACGGTCAGACTTGCTGCTTCCTCGGCCCTAAGATCAACTATGGTATCTtcaaggtgaaggagaaggaataTTATGTTTGCACAAAGCGGGCTGCGTGGAACATGGCTTTCCAGGGCACCTTCTTTACCAGTGACAACTTCCCCAAGTCTCAGGATCAGTTGCCGCTTGTCGCGGAGGCTCCAGGATCTGCCTATGTTGGTACGCTTGTTAACGCTCCACTGTCGTTCCACACCGAAGGTGTGCGAATTCTGCCCATGGAGGGTGTTTCTGCCAGCAAGGGTACTGGTGTCGTCACTTCTGTGCCTTCTGACAGCCCTGACGATTATGCTACTTTGGCTGATCTTGCCAAGAAGCCCGATTACTATGGTATCCAGAAGGAGTGGGCCGAGCTGGAGATCTTCCCTCTTATTGAAACCCCAACTTATGGCAACCTTACTGCACCTGCCCTTGTTAAGCAGCTGAAGATCAACTCTCCTAAGGATGTCACCCAGCTGGCAAAGGCCAAGGAGTTGGCATACAGTGAAGCCTTCTACAAGGGTACTATGTGCGTTGGTGAATACAAGGGCGAGCCTGTGAGCGCTGCTAAGGACAAGATCCGTAAGTCTCTTTACGAGAGTGGTGATGCTTTCCCCTTTGCCGATCCCATGGGAGAGGTCGTCAGCAGAAGTGGAGATGACTGTGTGGTTGCGTACCTCGGTCAATGGTTCCTGAACTACGGAGAGAACGACGCCAAGTGGCAAAAAGACACGCTGAACCACGTCGTGAACACCCTCAACACATACACCAACGAGACCAAGAacggcttcgagaagaacctTGATTGGCTCAACCGCTGGGCTTGCGCCAGAACCTATGGTTTGGGCTCTAAGCTGCCATGGGATCCTCAGTTCCTCGTCGAGAGTTTGAGTGACAGCACTGTCTACATGGCCTACTACACAATTGCCCACTTGCTGCACGGTGACCGCTACGGTGAGACCCTCGGTCCCTTGAACGTGAAGGCTGAGCAGATGATCGACGAGGTCTGGGACTATGTATTCACAAGACGCGAGCTTAGCGATGAGCTTATCTCAAAGAGCGGAATCAGCAAGGAAGCTTTGCAGCAGATGCGCAGAGAATTCGAGTACTGGTACCCATTGGATGTCAGAGTTTCCGGAAAGGACCTCATCCAGAACcacttgaccttcttcctttacaTCCACGTTGCGCTATTCCCACCGGAGTACTGGCCTCGCGGTGTTCGCGCGAACGGACACTTGCTTCTTAACGGTGAGAAGATGAGTAAGAGCACTGGTAACTTCCTCACACTGAAGGACAGTGTTGATAAGTTCGGTGCTGACGCTACCCGTATTGCGTTCGCCGATGCGGGCGATGGTATCGAGGACGCTAACTTCGATGAGACTGTTGCTAATAGTAACATTCTGAGACTGCACACCCTCAAGGAATGGGTTGAGGAgatctccaaggatgagacTCTGCGCACAGGCCCCGCTGATGCGTTCTGGgataagatcttcaacaacgAGATGAATGGCTTGGTTCGTGAGGCCCGGAAGCACTACCAAAA CACCGACTTTAAGCTCGCCCTGAAGTCTGGTCTGTACGACCTGGTCAGTGCCCGTGATACCTACCGTGAGGCCGCAACATCAGCCGGTGTTGGAATGCACCGTGATGTGATCCTGCGCTACATCGAGCTGCAAGCCCTCATGCTGGCTGTCATTGCTCCTCACTGGGCTGAATATGTTTGGCTTGAGATCCTGAAGAAG CCCGAATCTATCCACCACGCTCGTTTCCCCGAAGTTCCCGAGCAATCACCGGAGCTGACAGCCATCAGCACCTATGTCCGGGCCACTTCCTCTAGCATCACCTCTGCTGAGGCTCagctcgccaagaaggcttCCAAGGGCAAGAGCGCTGGCTACGACCCCCGTAAGCCCAAGAAGCTCACAATCTACGCTGCCAAGAAGTACCCCTCGTGGCAGGAGAAGTACATCGATCTGGTCCGCGAGGCCTTCGATGGTCTCAACCTCTCCATCAACGACAAGGAGCTGAACGCCAAGGTGGGCAAGATGggtgagatgaagaaggctATGCCTTTCGTCCAGACCCTGAAGAGACGTCTTATCCAGAGCCGCGAGGAGCCAGAGACCGTCTTCAGCCGGAAGCTGCCGTTCGATGAGTTCGCCGTCCTCAAGGAGATGCTCGTCAACTTGCAGAAGACCACAGGCTGCAAGGTGATTGAGATCATCGCTGTCGATGAGGGTGGCAAGACCGGTGAGGTCGTTGGCTCCggtgaaaagaaggagggtCTCTCCGCCGAGAACGCCGTCCCTGGTCAACCCACCTTCCAATTCACCAACATCGAAGAGAGTAACTGA
- a CDS encoding uncharacterized protein (predicted protein), with translation MLKKSPTMKATTRIHTNDSDAVIIGLYIIFFIYFSVNRGKSYRGHHKRTIPLCTYKTHVIELTTSDLPWHVLAGITELTLYYCNFNCTLLAVLACYVQSLTSLSLVKRLPNGYPPHTRPAYQGGNILRMYQILVAYTTQNPIDYHDAIVPLHSFIYTRIIIFLFGTMGPSLSFSKNVNSPFVYAEAVFGGALIAIGHCTRPSAIIVYLLLVHAVGRVSTFAGWRAWVGRTKKPPQDPGLLVKILKFVGFFKDHEDWADEKVASSHETPQIGNLPMDKLGHQYTRLGFEG, from the exons ATGTTGAAAAAGTCACCCACCATGAAAGCCACCACACGCATTCACACCAATGACTCAGACGCTGTCATCATAGGCCTATACATcatattttttatatatttttccGTCAATCGGGGCAAATCATACCGGGGTCACCACAAACGTACCATTCCCCTCTGCACATACAAAACCCATGTCATAGAACTAACAACCTCAGACCTCCCATGGCACGTCCTCGCCGGCATAACCGAACTAACCCTCTACTACTGCAACTTCAACTGTACGCTTCTAGCAGTACTAGCCTGCTACGTCCAGTCCCTCACCTCCCTAAGCCTAGTCAAACGACTCCCAAACGGCTATCCACCACACACAC GACCAGCCTACCAAGGCGGTAACATCCTCCGCATGTACCAGATCCTCGTAGCATACACCACCCAAAACCCAATCGACTACCACGACGCCATCGTACCTCTTCACAGCTTTATCTACACCCGCATCAtaatctttctcttcggAACGATGGGACCCAGTCTGTCCTTTTCTAAGAACGTCAATTCGCCTTTCGTATACGCGGAGGCGGTCTTCGGGGGTGCGTTGATCGCCATCGGACATTGTACGAGGCCGAGCGCTATCATTGTGTATTTGTTGCTCGTGCATGCTGTGGGGAGGGTTAGTACGTTTGCGGGGTGGAGGGCTTGGGTGGGGAG AACGAAGAAACCACCCCAAGATCCCGGATTGCTAGTTAAGATTCTTAAATTCGTGGGCTTTTTCAAGGACCATGAGGACTGGGCAGATGAGAAGGTGGCTTCTTCCCATGAGACTCCGCAGATTGGGAATCTGCCGATGGATAAATTGGGACATCAGTATACGAGGTTAGGGTTTGAGGGATGA
- a CDS encoding catalase (catalase), which translates to MAERYYTLAEGCPFASNSTTVQLRNNSGGGLSLLQDTQLIETLAHFSRERIPERVVHAKAAGAYGEFEATSDCSDITSASFLSKAGKKSPVLLRVSTVGPEAGSADTTRDVHGWAMKIYTDEGNLDWVFNNTPVFFVRDPIKFPSLNRSHKRHPTTHLPDANMVSNARGCFSASVQLVQAYNNSCINTLSFHVGNPEGIHELLHLFSDRGTPKSIRHMNAYSGHTYKLTKEDGSFKYVKFHIKTAQGVKNMTAEESLKIAGEDPDYLIRDMFEAIEKGDYPVWNVYVQVMDPADAEKYRWNIFDMTKVWSHKDYPLRQIGKLTMNRNPKNYFTDIEQAAFSPSTMVPGIAPSADPMLQARMFAYPDAARYRLGVNYQQLPTNAAKAPVYCPYQRDGAMRFDDNYGGDPNYVGSSLQPTKFYQEVKNSGAARLSGLTEHEKWVGEVTNFQSHITDDDFVQPAALWEVIGREPGHQDRTIANLSGHIKNVRSPQLRNAVYELFAKVNADLGERLKKATEAAVSA; encoded by the exons ATGGCTGAACGCTACTATACTCTGGCAGAAG GTTGCCCTTTTGCTAGCAACAGCACTACCGTTCAACTGCGGAACAACTCTGGTGGCGGACTTTCTTTGCTCCAAGATACACAACTCATTGAGACTCTCGCCCATTTCTCTCGTGAGAGAATTCCCGAGCG AGTGGTCCACGCCAAGGCGGCGGG CGCATATGGAGAGTTCGAAGCCACTAGCGATTGTTCCGATATTACTTCAGCTAGCTTCTTGAGCAAAGCTGGCAAGAAGTCTCCCGTCCTTCTTCGAGTATCTACAGTTGGACCTGAAGCCGGTTCGGCAGATACCACTCGCGATGTTCACGGATGGGCCATGAAGATCTACACGGATGAGGGTAACTTGGACTGGGTCTTCAACAACACG CCGGTCTTTTTCGTTCGCGATCCGATTAAGTTCCCTTCCCTGAACCGTTCGCATAAGAGACACCCTACAACTCATCTTCCGGATGCAAATATGGTGAGTAACGCACGTGGTTGCTTTTCGGCTAGTG TACAATTGGTTCAAGCGTATAATAACTCCTGTATTAATACTCTTAGCTTCCACGTCGGCAACCCCGAAGGTATCCATGAgcttctccacctcttcaGTGATCGTGGAACACCGAAGTCTATCCGCCACATGAATGCCTACAGTGGACATACTTACAAGCTCACTAAAGAG GACGGATCATTCAAATATGTCAAGTTCCACATCAAGACCGCCCAGGGCGTCAAGAACATGACCGCCGAGGAATCCCTCAAGATCGCAGGCGAAGACCCCGATTATCTTATTCGGGATATGTTCGAGGCCATCGAGAAGGGTGACTACCCCGTGTGGAACGTCTACGTCCAGGTTATGGACCCGGCCGACGCGGAGAAATACCGTTGGAACATCTTTGACATGACCAAAGTTTGGTCTCACAAGGACTACCCGCTGAGACAAATTGGAAAATTGACCATGAACCGCAAT CCCAAGAACTACTTCACCGATATTGAGCAGGCGGCcttctccccatccacaATGGTGCCCGGTATTGCACCTTCGGCTGATCCAA TGCTCCAAGCCCGTATGTTCGCTTACCCCGATGCGGCCCGGTATCGTCTCGGAGTCAACTACCAACAGCTCCCAACGAACGCGGCCAAGGCACCTGTCTACTGCCCTTACCAGAGAGATGGCGCCATGCGGTTCGACGACAACTACGGCGGTGACCCCAACTACGTTGGCTCGTCCTTGCAGCCTACCAAGTTCTACCAAGAGGTGAAGAACTCGGGAGCTGCCCGGCTGAGCGGACTGACCGAGCACGAGAAATGGGTGGGAGAGGTGACTAATTTCCAGAGCCATATTACCGATGATGACTTCGTCCAACCCGCCGCTCTCTGGGAAGTGATCGGCAGGGAGCCCGGTCACCAGGACAGAACGATTGCGAACCTCTCAGGCCATATTAAGAATGTCCGCTCTCCTCAGCTGCGCAATGCGGTCTATG AACTCTTTGCAAAGGTGAATGCAGACCTCGGTGAACGTCTTAAGAAGGCAACTGAGGCCGCGGTGTCTGCATAA